A genomic region of Bactrocera dorsalis isolate Fly_Bdor chromosome 3, ASM2337382v1, whole genome shotgun sequence contains the following coding sequences:
- the LOC105233879 gene encoding uncharacterized protein LOC105233879, whose amino-acid sequence MNSLVKFQLVSVIALFFFALAAAQQSTVTPSAIINPARFDARGRFNPYYNDLYYNNRAFKNRDYYNRQYYDNLFKKYNSGVAAPEARILQQENELNYDGTYKYSYETENGIQAEERGVPVKLGTEEQKEVVEGSYSYVTAEGLRVIVKYTADENGFHPTISYDGIDAERYARVQQPADTVIIRQN is encoded by the exons ATGAACAGTTTAGTtaaa TTTCAGCTCGTAAGCGTCATTGCTTTGTTCTTCTTCGCTTTGGCGGCGGCCCAGCAGAGCACAGTGACACCGAGCGCGATCATCAACCCTGCGCGTTTTGATGCCCGCGGTCGCTTTAATCCCTATTATAACGATCTTTACTACAACAATCGTGCCTTTAAAAATCGCGACTACTACAATCGCCAATACTACGACAATTTGTTTAAGAAATACAATTCTGGCGTAGCCGCTCCAGAGGCACGCATACTACAGCAGGAGAATGAGTTGAATTATGACGGCACATACAAATACTCTTACGAAACGGAGAATGGCATACAAGCCGAGGAGCGCGGTGTACCAGTGAAGTTGGGCACCGAAGAGCAGAAGGAGGTGGTTGAGGGCTCTTACTCGTATGTGACTGCCGAGGGCTTGCGTGTGATTGTCAAATACACTGCCGATGAGAATGGTTTTCATCCAACAATATCAT ATGACGGCATTGATGCTGAGCGCTACGCACGCGTCCAACAACCGGCCGACACTGTAATTATACGCCAAAATTAA
- the LOC105233894 gene encoding activating signal cointegrator 1 complex subunit 2 homolog isoform X2 translates to MHTKVILFATIVAGVALSTALPVGDNENGKYQNSVDNKNDGKYHPSNDGKYRPSSRGEGRYIHSSQPYRHVHDNRELGKYTHIPYPYDGGYGPYNGTNIPYMHVDVPYDHNLYTSTTTTTKKPTTTTTTTTTTTTTTTPRTVLFNYDEEGKYKVVHQEDARKEDKYDHSYLTENGIYGEEQAKLHKNGGTDAKGFYEYTGDDGKLYRVHYESNHNGFVPKGDHIPTPPPIPEAIARALKYVDDLRKSRGETPMFDQRGFRIDQMASKAFMAKIKSIHLEEMPKEISEQIIELQHEVEEYQQMIQAYEQEQPREQYVEEYQQPQQQQAYEQQQQYYVQQQQQYEQQYQEYQSELYNEPATESNTQAYN, encoded by the exons GCCGGCGTTGCGCTCAGCACCGCCTTACCGGTCGGTGACAACGAAAATGGCAAGTATCAGAATTCGGTAGATAATAAAAACGATGGCAAATATCATCCAAGCAATGATGGCAAATATCGTCCAAGTTCTCGCGGCGAAG GACGTTACATACACAGTTCGCAGCCATATCGTCACGTGCACGATAACCGAGAACTTGGCAAATACACGCACATCCCCTACCCCTACGATGGTGGTTATGGGCCATACAACGGAACCAACATTCCGTATATGCATGTCGATGTGCCCTATGA CCACAATCTTTACACA tccacaacaacaacaacgaagaaACCCACaacaaccaccaccaccacaacaACGACTACCACTACCACAACACCACGCACGGTGCTGTTTAACTACGATGAGGAGGGCAAATACAAGGTGGTGCATCAGGAGGATGCGCGCAAAGAGGACAAATACGATCACTC TTACTTGACTGAGAACGGCATCTACGGTGAAGAGCAAGCGAAATTGCACAAGAACGGCGGCACCGACGCCAAGGGCTTCTACGAGTACACCGGCGATGATGGCAAACTCTACCGCGTGCACTACGAGAGCAACCACAACGGCTTCGTGCCCAAGGGCGATCACATTCCCACACCACCACCAATCCCAGAGGCCATCGCACGCGCACTCAAATACGTTGACGATTTGCGCAAATCTCGCGGCGAAACACCCATGTTCGATCAACGCGGTTTCCGCATCGACCAAATGGCATCCAAGGCTTTCATGGCCAAAATCAAGTCGATCCACTTGGAGGAAATGCCCAAAGAGATCAGCGAACAAATCATCGAATTGCAACATGAAGTCGAAGAGTACCAACAAATGATACAGGCATACGAGCAGGAGCAACCACGTGAGCAATATGTCGAAGAGTATCAGCAGCCACAGCAACAGCAAGCATatgagcagcaacaacaatattatgtgcaacaacagcaacaatatgaGCAGCAATATCAAGAGTACCAAAGCGAGCTGTACAACGAGCCGGCCACCGAGAGCAACACACAGGCGTACAACTAA
- the LOC105233894 gene encoding activating signal cointegrator 1 complex subunit 2 homolog isoform X1 encodes MHTKVILFATIVAGVALSTALPVGDNENGKYQNSVDNKNDGKYHPSNDGKYRPSSRGEGARGGYYDAQGRYIHSSQPYRHVHDNRELGKYTHIPYPYDGGYGPYNGTNIPYMHVDVPYDHNLYTSTTTTTKKPTTTTTTTTTTTTTTTPRTVLFNYDEEGKYKVVHQEDARKEDKYDHSYLTENGIYGEEQAKLHKNGGTDAKGFYEYTGDDGKLYRVHYESNHNGFVPKGDHIPTPPPIPEAIARALKYVDDLRKSRGETPMFDQRGFRIDQMASKAFMAKIKSIHLEEMPKEISEQIIELQHEVEEYQQMIQAYEQEQPREQYVEEYQQPQQQQAYEQQQQYYVQQQQQYEQQYQEYQSELYNEPATESNTQAYN; translated from the exons GCCGGCGTTGCGCTCAGCACCGCCTTACCGGTCGGTGACAACGAAAATGGCAAGTATCAGAATTCGGTAGATAATAAAAACGATGGCAAATATCATCCAAGCAATGATGGCAAATATCGTCCAAGTTCTCGCGGCGAAG GCGCAAGAGGCGGTTACTATGATGCTCAGG GACGTTACATACACAGTTCGCAGCCATATCGTCACGTGCACGATAACCGAGAACTTGGCAAATACACGCACATCCCCTACCCCTACGATGGTGGTTATGGGCCATACAACGGAACCAACATTCCGTATATGCATGTCGATGTGCCCTATGA CCACAATCTTTACACA tccacaacaacaacaacgaagaaACCCACaacaaccaccaccaccacaacaACGACTACCACTACCACAACACCACGCACGGTGCTGTTTAACTACGATGAGGAGGGCAAATACAAGGTGGTGCATCAGGAGGATGCGCGCAAAGAGGACAAATACGATCACTC TTACTTGACTGAGAACGGCATCTACGGTGAAGAGCAAGCGAAATTGCACAAGAACGGCGGCACCGACGCCAAGGGCTTCTACGAGTACACCGGCGATGATGGCAAACTCTACCGCGTGCACTACGAGAGCAACCACAACGGCTTCGTGCCCAAGGGCGATCACATTCCCACACCACCACCAATCCCAGAGGCCATCGCACGCGCACTCAAATACGTTGACGATTTGCGCAAATCTCGCGGCGAAACACCCATGTTCGATCAACGCGGTTTCCGCATCGACCAAATGGCATCCAAGGCTTTCATGGCCAAAATCAAGTCGATCCACTTGGAGGAAATGCCCAAAGAGATCAGCGAACAAATCATCGAATTGCAACATGAAGTCGAAGAGTACCAACAAATGATACAGGCATACGAGCAGGAGCAACCACGTGAGCAATATGTCGAAGAGTATCAGCAGCCACAGCAACAGCAAGCATatgagcagcaacaacaatattatgtgcaacaacagcaacaatatgaGCAGCAATATCAAGAGTACCAAAGCGAGCTGTACAACGAGCCGGCCACCGAGAGCAACACACAGGCGTACAACTAA
- the LOC105233894 gene encoding activating signal cointegrator 1 complex subunit 2 homolog isoform X3, with protein sequence MHTKVILFATIVAGVALSTALPVGDNENGARGGYYDAQGRYIHSSQPYRHVHDNRELGKYTHIPYPYDGGYGPYNGTNIPYMHVDVPYDHNLYTSTTTTTKKPTTTTTTTTTTTTTTTPRTVLFNYDEEGKYKVVHQEDARKEDKYDHSYLTENGIYGEEQAKLHKNGGTDAKGFYEYTGDDGKLYRVHYESNHNGFVPKGDHIPTPPPIPEAIARALKYVDDLRKSRGETPMFDQRGFRIDQMASKAFMAKIKSIHLEEMPKEISEQIIELQHEVEEYQQMIQAYEQEQPREQYVEEYQQPQQQQAYEQQQQYYVQQQQQYEQQYQEYQSELYNEPATESNTQAYN encoded by the exons GCCGGCGTTGCGCTCAGCACCGCCTTACCGGTCGGTGACAACGAAAATG GCGCAAGAGGCGGTTACTATGATGCTCAGG GACGTTACATACACAGTTCGCAGCCATATCGTCACGTGCACGATAACCGAGAACTTGGCAAATACACGCACATCCCCTACCCCTACGATGGTGGTTATGGGCCATACAACGGAACCAACATTCCGTATATGCATGTCGATGTGCCCTATGA CCACAATCTTTACACA tccacaacaacaacaacgaagaaACCCACaacaaccaccaccaccacaacaACGACTACCACTACCACAACACCACGCACGGTGCTGTTTAACTACGATGAGGAGGGCAAATACAAGGTGGTGCATCAGGAGGATGCGCGCAAAGAGGACAAATACGATCACTC TTACTTGACTGAGAACGGCATCTACGGTGAAGAGCAAGCGAAATTGCACAAGAACGGCGGCACCGACGCCAAGGGCTTCTACGAGTACACCGGCGATGATGGCAAACTCTACCGCGTGCACTACGAGAGCAACCACAACGGCTTCGTGCCCAAGGGCGATCACATTCCCACACCACCACCAATCCCAGAGGCCATCGCACGCGCACTCAAATACGTTGACGATTTGCGCAAATCTCGCGGCGAAACACCCATGTTCGATCAACGCGGTTTCCGCATCGACCAAATGGCATCCAAGGCTTTCATGGCCAAAATCAAGTCGATCCACTTGGAGGAAATGCCCAAAGAGATCAGCGAACAAATCATCGAATTGCAACATGAAGTCGAAGAGTACCAACAAATGATACAGGCATACGAGCAGGAGCAACCACGTGAGCAATATGTCGAAGAGTATCAGCAGCCACAGCAACAGCAAGCATatgagcagcaacaacaatattatgtgcaacaacagcaacaatatgaGCAGCAATATCAAGAGTACCAAAGCGAGCTGTACAACGAGCCGGCCACCGAGAGCAACACACAGGCGTACAACTAA